The DNA segment AATCTAAGATACACTATACAGATAATTGTTCGTGCAATAAGCAGACGCCACTACTGACATTATGATGACAGCCGACGAAATCAATACGATCAGGGAGAGATTGTTGCATCTGCAAGCGGAGCTGCAGGCCGTCGATGAGACATCGCAAGCGGCGGGAGAGACTGTCGAACTGGACCAGAGCCGGGTCGGACGTCTGAGTCGTATGGACGCCATGCAGGCCCAACAAATGGCCCAGGAGACCGCCAGGAGACGTCTACAACAGCTATCAAAAATCGAGGGAGCCCTGCGGCGTATCGATGCAGATGAGTATGGTTATTGCTTTATCTGTAAAGAGGCTATCGATGTGCGCCGGCTGAATGCCGATCCTACCATCACGCGATGTATCGATTGTGCCGAGGTGTAAACTCAGCATAGGCTGCAGGGTGGGGCAGGGCCCCACCCATCACAACTAAAATGCTGAAGTAAGCAGGTCAATTTTTGTGCATGATGTAGAAGTAGTTCTGAAAATCGTGCTCCAACTCCTTCACCTCGACCTGCTTGAAACCGGCCTCGCTCAACATCTGCAGGGCCAGCTCCTTACCCCACACTGTACCCAGCCCGGCACCCTCCTGGGCCAGTGAAACCGTCATGCAGTGCATGGTGGAAAGGGTATAGAGCAAAGGTCCGATAGGGTGATCCAGATTGTTATGCAGATGACTCGATCCCTTGATGTCCTGCATCAGATAGACGCCATCGTCACGCAACGCTTGATGAATGGCGGCTAACACCCGATCCGGTGACTTCTGATCATGGATGGCATCGAAGGTGACGATCCAATCATATTCCTCTGTCTCATCCATGGTGGCCGCATCCTTGACCTCGAACAGCAGGTTGCTCAATCCCTGCCGCTGCGCCTCCTGCCGCGCCCAGTGTATGGCATCGCTGGAAAAGTCGTAACCGGTGAAGTTGCTGTTAGGGAAGGCCTTTGCCAATGAGAGCAGGGCCTGACCCCGGCCGCAGCCCACATCCAGCACATCGATGCCCTGCTCCAGGCGGGATAACTGACCATCGATCAATGGCAGGATATGTTCAAACAGGGCGCTGACCACCGTCTGCCCGCTATCCTCGGCCATCACTTCATGAAAGCGCTTGAAGCGGGTGTAGGGCACGCCGCCACCATTGTAGAAACAGTCGATGATGTCGTCTTCCACCTGGCCAAGCAACGGGACGTATTGGGCGAATACCGCCACATTGTCCGGGCTGGCATCCCTGGTCAGTAATCCGGCATGGGCTTGAGGCAAGCTATAGCTGCCATCCTCTGCCACATACGTGACAATACCGGCGGTCACCATGGCGCCCAACCACTCCCGCACATAACGTTCGTTCAATCCCGCCGACTCGGCGAGCCTATGACTGTCTCCTGGTGGATACTTGGCCATGGTGTCGAACAATCCAGTGCGGTGACCGATGGATATCATCAGCGCTGTCGCTCCATGGTTGAGTATCTGTAATAATTCCTCGGCAAAGAGGGCAGATTGATCATTGGATGCCGTCTGGTCGACAACGGGCAGATTGACTGGTTGACACATAATTATCTCCTCTGATAGTTCGCTGAATAAGTAAAATCACGCTTTAAACGATGCGTTATGTGCTAATTTATTCAGCAGGCGTCACAGCAGCCGACCGGCAAGCGTCAAAATAGCGTCAAAATTCACCTAAAAAAATTTTCTCCGGAGCCTTGCATGGAATTGTCTCTCTTCGGTGGCTTTCAGCTGACTGACGATACAGGTGCTGTAATCGACTTGAGGGCACGCAAAACGAAGGCCCTGCTAGCCTGGCTGGCGTTACATCAGGAGAAACCTCAACCCAGGGACCGGTTGGCACTGCTGCTATGGGAGGAGAGCAACGATACCCAGGCGCGCCACAGTCTGCGTCAGGCACTCAGCGGTTTGCGAAAGGTATTGGCCGGTCACGCCGACGCACTTATCGCCGATCAGGAGAGTGTGCTACTCAGGAGCGGTCATATCGACACCGACACCGGTGCATTTGACGCCCTGTTGAGGGATGGGTGCTCTCCAGAATACCTAACCCAGTTGGTATCCCTGTATGGCGGAGAATTCTTAGAAGGCTTCAATCCCCGCTCCAACAATTATGAGGAGTGGCTGATGACCCAACGCAGCCACTATCGGGAACTCGCCATCAGCAGCATGTCGAAGCTGCTGGATCACTTCCTGGAAAATTCTGAGTTCGAATCGGGAATCCGCCTGGCTATAAAACTACTTGCTAGCGATCCGTTGCAAGAACAGATCCATCGCACCCTGATGCAGCTCTATGTCCGGCTTAAACGACCCGGTGACGCACTGCGTCAATATCGGCAGTGCCGACGCCTGCTGCTGCGTGAACTCGGTATCTCGCCGGAGGCGGAAACCGAGCAACTGTATAGTGAGATTCTTCAACAACGCAGTGCCAATGATAGTGGCGGCAAGGCCGTTGATTCACAGCGTCCCGCAGTACTGAGATCGAAACAGCAGCCACCACCACCCACCCAGCCAGTCCAAACACCACAACAGATGCGTACGGTGACCGTCGTACACCTCCACCTGGGACACTATCTGGAATTGTTGGCCAGGGACGATCCTGAGGATCTGCATAAGCTGAACAAACAGTTGCTTGATCGGTTACAGCCACTGATAACCCGTTACGGCGGCATACTCCATCATCAACATGGGGATGCCATTGTCATACTCTTCGGTCTCGAGAAGGCCCATGGCAATGAGTGTGAAAAGGCACTTCAGTTAATCCTGGAACTGAGGCCGGAAAAAGAGCCGGCAGGAGAATGGTATGTCCAAATGGGGCTTCAGAGCGGTGTCGCTACAGGTGCTGTGATGAGCGATCCCAGCGGTACTGTTTCCGGAGCGGTATTCGCCCAGGCGGAAGAGTTGGCACGTTCAGGAGAACCTGGGGATCTTCTACTCACCGAATCTGCCTATCTGGGACTGCGACTAAATCTCGAGGCAACGAGACGAGATGCATCGGTATGGGCCATCACGGCTATCAGACCGGGGCAGGAGCAACAGGTCAATCTGCCTCCCTTCGTCGGGCGAACCCGGGAGTTAAGGCAATTCAAGACCGCTCTGGAGGCCTGCAGCGAAGACCTGGCAGGTGAAACCTATCTGCTTCGCGGTGAAGCGGGTATAGGAAAAACCCGCCTCTTGGGAGAGATCAGTCAGAGCGCAATTCCGATGGGAGTCAAACCCCATCAGGCATTGGTGCTCGACTTCGGTATGGAAGCAACGGCAGAACCCATCCCTTCCCTGCTGCGCCAGTTGTTGGGACTCGATAGCAATGCATCTGCCCATGAGATAGAAAACTCAGTGAAACAATCAATGGATGTGGAATGGAATCCAGCCACCCACCCGATTGTGCTGCAGCGTCTGTTTCATCTTCAGCTCGAGACAGAAAAGACCTTTTCGATCGACAGCATCAGCGACGAGACACAGCAAAAAGGCATGCAGCAGATCCTGGGATCCATTCTCGCGAGTGCCACCCGGACGGCGCCACGCCTATTGATCGTGGAGGATATTCATTGGGCGGATCAGACGACCCTCGCCCATATCGCCGGGCTTGCCGATGTCGTCAGCCGCTATGCAGCCCTGTTGATCATCACCTCACGGGTCGAAGGTGAACCCCTCGATCCCGCCTGGCGCAGCGCCATGCATGGGGCACCCTTAACCACCCTCGACCTGAGTCCGCTGCCAAGGGAAGATGCGCAGAATCTGGCGCATCAGATCAGCGACCAGGAGCAAAGATTCGTCTCCAGATGCATCGAGCGTTCGGGTGGTAACCCATTCTTTCTCGAACAGCTGCTGCTCGGCAGTAAAGACCCCGGGGAGAACGTACCGGACTCGATCCGCAGTCTGGTAATGTCGAGGCTCGATCTGCTGACCGCAAAGGACAGGCAGGCGGTTCAGGCTGCGGCTGTGCTGGGTCAGCGTTTCAAACTGGATGCCTTGGATCACCTCCTCGACAACCAAGACTATCGACCCGACGCGCTGCTCAAGCAACGCCTGCTGCAACCGGAAGGAGAAGGTTATCTGTTTGTCCATGCCCTGCTGCGGGATGCCATATACGATTCACTCTTGGCTTCTCATAGACGTGCCCTGCATATCAAAGCCGCCGCCTGGTATGAACAGCGTGATGCGGCCCTTTATGCCAGGCATCTGGACCTTGGCGGGAATGAGGCCGCGGCGGAGGCCTATCTCGGGGCAGCTCAATCGGCTATTCAGATGCTTGACTTCGACCAGGCGAAATCACTGGCCAGGCGTGGCGCTGAAATTGCGCAAACAGAGAAGTTGGGCGCTCAACTGAACTGCCTGCAAGGGGATCTATTGATACATGCGGGTGCCATATCGTCCGCCATCCAGGCATTTGCCGCTGCCGCGGATTCAGCAGATGATGCAACTCTCCGTTGTCGCGCAATGATCGGGCAGGCCACCGGCCTGACGGTCCAGGATAATCTGGATCAGGCCCTGGATATCCTGGAGCATGCCACCCCATTGGCGGAGACCAGTGAAGACAGCGCCATACTCACCGAACTACACTATCGACGCGGGGATATCCTGTTCGCCCTGGCACGCACCGATGAGTGCCTGCAAGCACACAGGGTGGCTGAATCCCAATCCAGACAATCCGACAATCCGCTGCTCGAGATTCGCGTCCAGGCAGGATTGGCGGATGCCTACTATGCCAAGGGACAAATAGTCACGGCGCAACGCCATTTCCAACGCTGCCTGGCGCTGGCAAAGGGGGAACAGCGGTTGCCCCAGGAGGTCGGCAACCTCTCCATGTATGGCTTGACCCAGCTATATGCCAGCTCGATCCCGGATGCCCTGCAGACCCTGCATGAAGCAGGCAGGCTCGCCGCAGAATACGGCAACTTGCGGGCCGAGATGGCGGCCTATATGAACCTTGGTCTGGTACTGCTCTTCACAGATGATATCGACGCGGCGGAACGATACGGCCAATTGGGACTGACACTGGCGCAACAACTCAGGGCCAGTCGTTTTTATGGCGATAACCTTGCCACCATCGGTGAGGCCAAGGTGTTGTTGGGAAACCTGGAAGAGGGTATCGACTACCTGCAACGCGCCTATCGGGCTGCCCTCGATTCCGTTCCAACCCACACCGCGCCTTTTATCCTTGGTGTACTGGCACGGGTGACCCGGGACGAGAAACAGCGCCAAGATGCGATCCATGAAGGGCAGCGCTACCTGGATCAAGGCAGCCTCAGCCACAACTACCTGCACTTTTATCAAAACATGATCGAGGTCCATCTTCACAAACGGGAACCTGACAGGATGCTCTTTTACGCAGATGCCTTGGCGGAATACACCCGGGAAGAGCCTCTCCCCTGGAGCGATTTCTATATCGCCCGGGGTCGGCTGTTGGCGCAAAACCTACGAAGTGAAGGTGATCGGGAAGTGTCGCTGCAGGCGAAACAGCTGCTCGATGCCGCCGCCAAGGCAGGCATCCATGCGGGCACGCAAGCGCTAAAGATAATTGCCGGTAACGGAACCGAGCAGCTTACTCGCTGATCATCGCAAGGTGCGAGATAAAAATACCGGCACTACAGATCACTACCTGGTTGCGACCCCTTTTCTTCGCTTCATACAAAGCCTTGTCTGCCCGATACATCAGATCGTCAACATTATCATCACCATCTTCGATGTCGCTGACACCGACACTTATGGTGACTGCAATCACCTGAGTGCCATCCTGATAGGGTTTGACCGCGACCTCATCACAGATCCGCTGGGCCAGAAGAGCTGCATTATTGATCTCCGATTCCGGCAGCAGGATAGTGAACTCCTCGCCTCCGTAACGGGCGAGAAAATCCTGTCCTCGGATCGCGTTTGCGCAGATATCGGCCACATGCTTCAGCACCCAGTCCCCGGTGTTGTGACCATAGTTGTCATTAACCGTTTTGAAATGATCGAGATCTATCATCAATACCGAGAGATGTCTCGAAAAACGGGTTGCGCGCTTATATTCGCGCAGCGCGACCTTGTCCAATTCACGTCTATTTGCGAGACCGGTGAGATCATCGGTGGTGGCGTAGAGTTGAAGCTTGCGAAAGGCTGCTTTTTTCTGCACGCTGTTCTTGGCGAAGAAGACGCTGATCACCGCGGTCACCAAAAACAGCAACAGATAGGTAATTGTGGCAACGATCATTCTTTTGGCGGTGAGATCTTCGATCAGGTTTTTGGAAATATGGGAGAGATAGATCCAGTATCTCATCTCGGCTCTGTTTGGCGAGGGGACAATCGATTCATCAACATTCTCCAGCGTTCCAAGTCTCTGGCGAACTAATGGATAGGCTTTCTTGAATATATAAACACCATCATCGGCAAAGAATGAGCCTTTCTCGCTACTATTGGCAATGGACCAGACATCGGGATTCTGTTTTGCGAAGGTTTCATCATTGCCGTGCATAAAGCCCCACAATTGCTCATCCGGCACACCATGCAGCCAAAATCCCTGGCTGTTAAGCATCACCGCGTCACCACGTAGGCTTGTGAAGATATCGGTGATGCGATCCAACAGCTCAGACGGTGTATAGTTGATAATCACTATACCCTGTTTTTCCCCGTATCCGTCGGCCACCGGCGTGGCAAAGCGTACCGTGGGTTTAAACGGCCGCTCGATTTCGCCCCGCTCCATATTCAGATCCAGAGGCGAGATATAGATTTCACCCACTTCCAACTTGATTGCGTTCTTGAAGTAGTAGCGATCCCCCTTGTTTTGCATCTGACTCTGGGGAGTGATCTCCTGGGACGTGCCATCGCTGTTGATGCGAATCATCTCCATGCCGCTTTTGTCAAGGTATCTTATCTGAAAATACTTGGGTTTCCGTCTTGCAAAGAGGGAAAACTCACGCGCGGCACGTATCCAGTTCTTCAGGTTGGGATCATGGATATAGTTTCTGAGTATCTCCCCCTCCGCGATTACCAGCAGATCGGAGAGCTTCTGCTCTAATAGCAACGAGGTCAATTCGCTGGCACTGTTCAAAGCCGCCTCTTCACGAATCAATGTGGTTTGCAGCTCATATTCTTCGGTCTGGGTGGAGAAGGCATAAAAAATAAATGCCAGTAACAGGGATGCGGGAATGAACACCGCAAGGAAGCTGAGGATCAACTCCTTATGTTCAGAGTATCCGTTTAATTCAACCGCGGCATCGCTCTCGACAGGTATCTTTTGCCTATTCATCTCACCTGCAACTTGCGATCATTCCAGGTATGTTTGGAACGCTTCTCAGCCAGCGGCAGCATTCTGGATACATAATCGGATAACGCTTTGAAGTCTCGCGTATCCATGGCCTCGATGATTTTAACCATCTCCTTGTTACCGTTGCGCCGCTTGCCGTTCTGGATCCAGATCAGCTGACGCAGGAGATAGTTGTAGTGTTGTCCATGGATGGCTGGATAGGCCTTATCGAACTGCCCCTCCCCCTGTTCACCATGGCAGTCGATACAGTGTTTTTTAAACAACGATTCACCACGTTGAAGATCGCTGCCATCACCCTTGCCGGTAGCGGTAGTCATCTTCAACGCTTCGATGTAATAGGCCACATCAGCTATGGCTTGAGCGTCGCCGATCTCTTCGGGCAGGGCGAATGGATACATGGAAGGATTGTCGCGATTCTTGGCTCGGATATCGGCCAGTTGCTTGATCACGACAGAACGGTGTTGACCGGCAATTTGCGGATAGGCGCCGTTTGGCGTTCCCCAACCTTCCGGCATATGACAAACCGCACAGATCTCATATACGGCCTTGCCACGGTCATAGTCCGGATTCAGCCTCATCGCTTCTAAGCGTTCCAATTCAGCGGAATCCCAACCCGCATGAGCAATGGGAGCAGCTAACAATGGGAAAGCGATGATCATTTTTACCCAAAAGGCGTACACGGCTTTGCGAGCCCCCACAATGACCGGTTATGCGTTACTGATTGACAACTCCTTTTGTGCAGATCACACAATGCAAGATTGAATTACCTTACTATATGTATGTGTATATAAGAAAAAGCTTCGGCCTTCAACCATGTATTTTAGTCAATTACAACGCCCTGTTTCTATATTTTTGGGTGAGTTCGCCAATGAAATACGAATCAGGATCTTACAGATGTGATTAAAGTTTCACTACTGGGGGTTTCATCGATGATGGATTTGTTGGCCAATGCCGGTCGGCTGCCGATGCTTGGCAACTCCCGCTGAGGCTCGGTATGCAGCAAGGCCAAACCGGCACGAAAACAGCGTAGCGCTTCATCGTCCTCACCAAGGCGCTGTAACAACAGGCCAAGCTGCTGATAGGACTCCGGGATAGGCGATATGCCGATACTGGCCTCCAGATAGCTGCGCGCCTTACCCCACAATTTGTTCTGCAGGGAGAGCCTGGCGAGCGTCAATAACAGCACTGGATCCTCTTGATGCGCTTTCAGCCAGCCTTCTGCCATCGCCAACTGGTGAGAGGGATTGGCAAGTTCGATCTGTCCATAGAGGGTGACCAGTTCGCTGTTCCATTGCCGTTGCAGCGAGGCTGCAATCAAGGGCTCAACCCGTGAACCCGCCTCCAGGTCCATCATATGTTCACTGTACTGATACAACATTCCCTGCTGCTGTTTAATCCCCTTGGGAATGCCCTGCCAGTAGCGCACGATATCATCGACCGTCGAAGACTCCTGTTTCAGGCGTTTGTGATAGACACGAACCTCCAGCGCCTGGTAGTCGGCTTCACTGATTACCTTGCGGCGCTTCAACTCCGGCAGCATCTCTTCCAGTTTTTTCCATTCACCAAGGTTTTCATAGAGTTTTTTCAACAGGGTCAGCACATATGTATGCTTGGGCGACAAGGATCGCACATGCATCAAGGTCGCAAGCGCTTGTTCGTACTGCTGATGAGCCAACTGCAACTCAGCCTGGGTCAGACCCACGGCCACATCGGCGGAAGGCATACTCTCGTGGGCCAAGTGGAGATAGTCATCTCTCCGGGTATGTTCACCTTGTAGTTGAGCGGCGCGAGCCGCCGCCAGATAGTTGAGCAGGGGGGTCTCCGATTGGCTGACGTTGCGTGTCAGGTGCCGCTCCGCGACCTTCCAGCGCCCTTCGGCGAGTTCCACCAGGCCGCGGGTCAGGGCCTGCCTGGCCTTGAGGTTACGGCGTTTTCGTCGCCACTCGGCCACCCGTTCCGGCATCTGCCAGAGGCGTGAAAGGGTCCTGATTGCCACATAGGCAAGCAGAAACAGCAGCAAGATGGCTAGGCAAAACAGGGCCAGGCTGCCTTCCAGGGTCCAGTTGCCATAACCGATCAGGATATAGCCGTTATCCTGTTTCACCAGGAGGGTGATCGCGACCGCCGTCAACAGCGCAATGAATGCTGCGATCAGGGTTCTCACCGGAGTCCCTCCCGGTTCAATGTTTTACGTCTCTCCTGCAGGGCACGCAGGGAACCTGAGATGTCGGGCAACTCAGGTGCGATGATCCTTGCCGCCAACCCCTCCAATTGTGACTTGAAACCGATCACCTCAGGGGCCGAGGTTTGGAAATAGTGATCTACCCAATCAAGGGCACTGGTCAGGTTGTCCGCATACAGGGCCTGGTTTCGTCCCACCATCGCCGCCTTTGCATTCTCCATTTTGAGGCGTAGATTCTGGATAAGAAAATAGCGTTGCTCGGGTGGCAGCATGGCGCTTACAGGACGCTCGTGATGACGGATCACCATCATCGACTTAAAACCCTGCCAAAAATCGTCTAGCAGTTTATCCAGTTGCAATCCTCCACTGTCGGCAACCTCCCGGGATGTTTCTGGCTGCGCCGATCGGGGCGCCTGGACCATCCCTGAATCCATCAAGGGTAGCGCCTCCACCCGCGCTGCCAGGGCGGTCAACTCGGCGCTGATCCCCGCACTGTCCAGCTTCGGCAGGGCGGTCAATCCAGTTATCTCTGCAGCGATCATCTCGCGTACTCCCGACCAGCCCGGATCACCACTTGCAGTGAGACGCTCATCTGCGGATTTTAACGCCTCCAGGGCAGTGTCCGGATCACCCATGAGGTTCAAACGGTGGTTGGCGACACGCAGCAGATATTCGGCCTCGGCCACCCGCCACTGCCCCTCCTTGCCCCCCATGCGGGTCTGTATCTCGGCCAATGAGTTGTAGAGTTGATCACCCTGCTGTTTGGCTGTCTCACGTGAGCGGCGGATGTTCTCGGCCTGTTCCTCCAAGGCTGCCTTTTGTGCCGCTATCGCCTGTTGCTGTTGCTCGAATTGCTGCCGGGTCTGCTGCAGCTGTTGCGCAAATTGCGACTGCTCCTGATTGGCCTTGTCCAGGACACTATTGAGCGATACCAGGGTCTGCTTCATATCGAGCCAATAGCGATAGCCAAGCACCAGACCGGCGGCCACCGCCAGCAGTGCCACCAGGGCGATGACCATGGGTAGACGGGAAAGTGCGGATTTCCCCCCTTCATCATCGATGCGCTCTACCTCGCCTTCGATGGCCTCTGTGAAGTCCGCCTCGGCCTCTGTCCGGCTATTGCCAGATTCGTTGCTTGTCTCACTCATATACTGTTAGCTCTCAACTACTCCAACATTCGTCCCGAAACGACGACCCTACCACCTTCGACTCGATCGGGCATATCAGGTGGGGCATCCTATCCAGTCCTGAATCGCCGCCAAGATCGCATCATCATCGGCACCTGTGGCAAGCAGAATCGTCTCGAACCCCTCTTTCTTCGCCTCAAGATGCATCCGTTCGCTAATCACCAGGAGCGGGGTATGGCGTAACATTGGCCAGCCTTGTTCTCCCAACATTGTTTTCAGATTATGCATCACCTCGACACTGGTGACAGTCACCAGATCGACCTGCTCCTGCCATTGCGCCAGCAATGGGGTAGGATCGACTGAGGGCTTGATCCGCCGATAGACCTCAGCATAACCTACTTCAGCACCTCTCGCCTGGAGGCTCTCCCCCAACAGGGTGCGCCCCCCTTCCCCGCGAACGATCAATACCCTTTTAGCGGCCATTCTCTGCAACGGGGCCAACTTGAGCAAACCCTCGCTGTCATATCGATCCGCAGGAATCAGATCAATACTATACCCGCACTGACGCAACGCTGCTGCAGTCGCCTGCCCCACCGCCCCCAGGGTAGCGACCAGCCTATGGTCCGATAACAGTTGCATTGCATGGGTGACCGCATTGGGGCTGACGAAAATGATCACATCCCAGGGCTGCCGCAGCAGGTTGCGTGCCTGGTCGGGATGTTGGCTGGGAAGGATTTCCAACGCTGGAAAACCTATGGCTCTGCCCTGACTCTCCCGAATCCGCTGTGCCAGACCTATGGCCTGATGAGCGGCCCGTGTAACCAGGATACCCTTGCCTTTAAAATCAAAATCCGACATGGTCCTCCTATGGGGAAGCCTGGGATGATCACTATCCCTCAGTGAGCGTCATAGAGCGCCTTCAGGATAGCATCCGCCCCCCACTCCAACAGCCGATCCGCCAAACCCTCTCCCATGGCTTGCGCCTCCTGGGTGGTACCCTCGACTTCGCCGCGGATGATACGGCTACCATCGGGCTCACCCACCAGGCCCCGCAACCAGAGATTACCCGATTCCAGCATGGCATAGCCGGCGATGGGGACCTGGCAGCCACCATTCAGACGCTGGTTCATGGCCCGCTCAGCACCCACGCATAAGGCGGTTTGAGGATCGTGCAGGGGTGCAATCAGTTCGTTGACTCGTGGATCATCCACGCGGCATTCAATACCCACCGCGCCCTGTCCAATGGCGGGCAGGCTCTGTTCGGGGCCTATTAAGGCGGTTATCCGATCCTCGAACCCAAGCCGCTTCAAACCGGCAGCGGCCAGGATAATGGCATCGTACTCACCCTCATCGAGTTTACGCAGACGGGTGTTCACATTGCCGCGCAGGGATTTGATCACCAGGTCAGGGCGCTTTTCAGCCAACTGACACTGCCGGCGCAGACTGGAGGTCCCTACGCAGGCCCCTTGGGGTAATGCGTCGATGTTTTGAAAATCCCTGGAGACAAAGGCGTCCCGCGGGTCCTCACGCTGCATAATCACCGGCAGGTGCAACCCCTGAGGCAACTCTACCGGGACATCCTTCATGGAGTGCACCGCGATATCCGCCTCGCCACTGATCAAACCCTGCTCCAGCTCCTTGATAAACAACCCCTTGCCACCGATCTTCGCCAGCGGGGTATCGAGGATCCTGTCTCCCTGGGTGGTCATCCCCATCAACTCCACCCGGAGATCCGGATGGGCCTTTTTCAATTCAGCGGCGACATGCTCGGCCTGCCACATTGCCAGGGGTGATTTTCGGGTGGCGATGGTTATCGTCTGGGACATGAATGGGGGGCCTCAAAATTCGGATAGGGTACAACGCAGCGCTTGTGGGCTGATTCTGGTTCTCATGGATCGGGGCCTATGCTAAAGCCTGCGAGGCAGACACGCAATTATCCGCGACCAGCCATACACCAACTTTCTGCTGGCTGCTGAAAAAAATCACAACTTCCCCTTCCCATAATAATGCAACAGCGCCTCCACACCCTTAGCGCCATGCCTACGCATCAGATGGGATAGCTGATCCGCCATCTCCTCATCCCCCTGATTGATCCCTACCAGGTAGTCCCTGAGGGTCCAGCGCAGATACTCCATCCAGCGCCCATGCAGCCGCGGCACCCCTGTTTCAGCCGGCATCTCAGGGTCACCGTGACAATCTCGACAGTAGTAACGATGCAGGCGTCTGCCAAGATCAACGAGGCGCCAGTCTGTGGTCTGCCTAAGAATGGTAAAGGGCCGCTGACTGAAGTAGTCAGCCATGGTGTTCAAATCATCTTCATCATAGGCCTGGATCAGGCGTCCCATCACTGTGCCGAAACGGCCTCCATGGCGGAAAGCCCGCATCATCTTGAGCAGATAGTCCCGCGGTAATCCTGCCAGAGAAGGAATCGCAGGGGAGCCACTCTGGCCCTGGGGACCGTGGCAGGGAAAACAGGACTGCACTGTCAGTGGCGTGATTTGCGGCTGCTCTGGTTGGTCGACAGCGGCA comes from the Candidatus Thiodiazotropha sp. CDECU1 genome and includes:
- a CDS encoding TraR/DksA family transcriptional regulator; protein product: MMTADEINTIRERLLHLQAELQAVDETSQAAGETVELDQSRVGRLSRMDAMQAQQMAQETARRRLQQLSKIEGALRRIDADEYGYCFICKEAIDVRRLNADPTITRCIDCAEV
- a CDS encoding BTAD domain-containing putative transcriptional regulator; translation: MELSLFGGFQLTDDTGAVIDLRARKTKALLAWLALHQEKPQPRDRLALLLWEESNDTQARHSLRQALSGLRKVLAGHADALIADQESVLLRSGHIDTDTGAFDALLRDGCSPEYLTQLVSLYGGEFLEGFNPRSNNYEEWLMTQRSHYRELAISSMSKLLDHFLENSEFESGIRLAIKLLASDPLQEQIHRTLMQLYVRLKRPGDALRQYRQCRRLLLRELGISPEAETEQLYSEILQQRSANDSGGKAVDSQRPAVLRSKQQPPPPTQPVQTPQQMRTVTVVHLHLGHYLELLARDDPEDLHKLNKQLLDRLQPLITRYGGILHHQHGDAIVILFGLEKAHGNECEKALQLILELRPEKEPAGEWYVQMGLQSGVATGAVMSDPSGTVSGAVFAQAEELARSGEPGDLLLTESAYLGLRLNLEATRRDASVWAITAIRPGQEQQVNLPPFVGRTRELRQFKTALEACSEDLAGETYLLRGEAGIGKTRLLGEISQSAIPMGVKPHQALVLDFGMEATAEPIPSLLRQLLGLDSNASAHEIENSVKQSMDVEWNPATHPIVLQRLFHLQLETEKTFSIDSISDETQQKGMQQILGSILASATRTAPRLLIVEDIHWADQTTLAHIAGLADVVSRYAALLIITSRVEGEPLDPAWRSAMHGAPLTTLDLSPLPREDAQNLAHQISDQEQRFVSRCIERSGGNPFFLEQLLLGSKDPGENVPDSIRSLVMSRLDLLTAKDRQAVQAAAVLGQRFKLDALDHLLDNQDYRPDALLKQRLLQPEGEGYLFVHALLRDAIYDSLLASHRRALHIKAAAWYEQRDAALYARHLDLGGNEAAAEAYLGAAQSAIQMLDFDQAKSLARRGAEIAQTEKLGAQLNCLQGDLLIHAGAISSAIQAFAAAADSADDATLRCRAMIGQATGLTVQDNLDQALDILEHATPLAETSEDSAILTELHYRRGDILFALARTDECLQAHRVAESQSRQSDNPLLEIRVQAGLADAYYAKGQIVTAQRHFQRCLALAKGEQRLPQEVGNLSMYGLTQLYASSIPDALQTLHEAGRLAAEYGNLRAEMAAYMNLGLVLLFTDDIDAAERYGQLGLTLAQQLRASRFYGDNLATIGEAKVLLGNLEEGIDYLQRAYRAALDSVPTHTAPFILGVLARVTRDEKQRQDAIHEGQRYLDQGSLSHNYLHFYQNMIEVHLHKREPDRMLFYADALAEYTREEPLPWSDFYIARGRLLAQNLRSEGDREVSLQAKQLLDAAAKAGIHAGTQALKIIAGNGTEQLTR
- a CDS encoding sensor domain-containing diguanylate cyclase, whose translation is MNRQKIPVESDAAVELNGYSEHKELILSFLAVFIPASLLLAFIFYAFSTQTEEYELQTTLIREEAALNSASELTSLLLEQKLSDLLVIAEGEILRNYIHDPNLKNWIRAAREFSLFARRKPKYFQIRYLDKSGMEMIRINSDGTSQEITPQSQMQNKGDRYYFKNAIKLEVGEIYISPLDLNMERGEIERPFKPTVRFATPVADGYGEKQGIVIINYTPSELLDRITDIFTSLRGDAVMLNSQGFWLHGVPDEQLWGFMHGNDETFAKQNPDVWSIANSSEKGSFFADDGVYIFKKAYPLVRQRLGTLENVDESIVPSPNRAEMRYWIYLSHISKNLIEDLTAKRMIVATITYLLLFLVTAVISVFFAKNSVQKKAAFRKLQLYATTDDLTGLANRRELDKVALREYKRATRFSRHLSVLMIDLDHFKTVNDNYGHNTGDWVLKHVADICANAIRGQDFLARYGGEEFTILLPESEINNAALLAQRICDEVAVKPYQDGTQVIAVTISVGVSDIEDGDDNVDDLMYRADKALYEAKKRGRNQVVICSAGIFISHLAMISE
- a CDS encoding c-type cytochrome; protein product: MERLEAMRLNPDYDRGKAVYEICAVCHMPEGWGTPNGAYPQIAGQHRSVVIKQLADIRAKNRDNPSMYPFALPEEIGDAQAIADVAYYIEALKMTTATGKGDGSDLQRGESLFKKHCIDCHGEQGEGQFDKAYPAIHGQHYNYLLRQLIWIQNGKRRNGNKEMVKIIEAMDTRDFKALSDYVSRMLPLAEKRSKHTWNDRKLQVR
- a CDS encoding class I SAM-dependent methyltransferase; translated protein: MPVVDQTASNDQSALFAEELLQILNHGATALMISIGHRTGLFDTMAKYPPGDSHRLAESAGLNERYVREWLGAMVTAGIVTYVAEDGSYSLPQAHAGLLTRDASPDNVAVFAQYVPLLGQVEDDIIDCFYNGGGVPYTRFKRFHEVMAEDSGQTVVSALFEHILPLIDGQLSRLEQGIDVLDVGCGRGQALLSLAKAFPNSNFTGYDFSSDAIHWARQEAQRQGLSNLLFEVKDAATMDETEEYDWIVTFDAIHDQKSPDRVLAAIHQALRDDGVYLMQDIKGSSHLHNNLDHPIGPLLYTLSTMHCMTVSLAQEGAGLGTVWGKELALQMLSEAGFKQVEVKELEHDFQNYFYIMHKN